From one Lolium rigidum isolate FL_2022 chromosome 4, APGP_CSIRO_Lrig_0.1, whole genome shotgun sequence genomic stretch:
- the LOC124705807 gene encoding CBS domain-containing protein CBSX5-like, with protein sequence MAVSLLANDVSDLCIGKPAVRALPLSAAAADLAAAVRKGPRAAAAACVAVGPARGAAVLGRAGLADVLCLLCSSPDALARPAAALARPVAALLPKDGAGEVRRVDPRSSVLDALDEILSGAQVLAVPLRNGGGRKKQLAGVAGVTTDFCWLTQEDLVRYFLNSISLFYHVAARSVSALGLVRPDFLSVRPDEAALSAVPLIRRAIASETAVAVVSADGHLVGEISTAHLAACDETAAAAIATLSAADLMAYIDYFGSPPEHILRAIKTGLKSKGLDAMLELMEDETMTSFSLSSSSSDEDTGRAYLRRPSSGSFGRRSTEEPVVCSPASSLVAVMVQALAHRVSYLWVLDEEDDCRLAGIVTFADILRVFREQLL encoded by the exons ATGGCAGTGAGCCTCCTGGCCAATGACGTGTCGGACCTCTGCATCGGCAAGCCGGCCGTGAGGGCCCTCCCgctctcggccgccgccgccgacctcgccgccgccgtccgcaagGGGCcccgcgcagccgccgccgcctgcgtcgCCGTCGGCCCCGCGCGCGGCGCCGCCGTCCTCGGACGGGCCGGCCTCGCCGACGTCCTCTGCCTCCTCTGCTCCTCCCCCGACGCCCTCgcgcgccccgccgccgccctcgccaggcCCGTCGCCGCGCTCCTCCCCAAGGACGGCGCCGGCGAGGTGCGACGCGTAGATCCCCGCTCCAG TGTCTTGGATGCGCTTGATGAGATCTTGAGCGGCGCGCAGGTGCTCGCCGTCCCGCTCCGCAATGGCGGCGGCCGCAAGAAGCAGCTCGCCGGCGTCGCGGGCGTCACCACCGACTTCTGCTGGCTCACCCAGGAGGACCTCGTCCGCTACTTCCTCAACTCCATCTCCCTCTTCTACCACGTCGCCGCCCGCTCCGTCTCCGCCCTCGGCCTCGTGCGCCCCGACTTCCTCTCGGTGCGCCCCGACGAGGCGGCCCTCTCCGCGGTGCCcctcatccgccgcgccatcgcctCGGAGACCGCGGTCGCCGTCGTCAGCGCCGACGGCCACCTCGTCGGCGAGATCTCCACCGCGCACCTCGCGGCCTGCGACGAGACGGCGGCCGCGGCCATCGCCACGCTCTCGGCGGCGGACCTCATGGCCTACATCGACTACTTCGGCTCCCCGCCCGAGCACATCCTGCGCGCCATCAAGACCGGGCTCAAGTCCAAGGGCCTGGACGCCATGCTTGAGCTGATGGAGGACGAGACGATGACCTCGTTCTCCCTCTCATCTTCCTCGTCTGACGAGGACACTGGCCGGGCGTACCTGAGGCGCCCTTCGTCAGGGAGCTTTGGGCGCCGCTCGACTGAGGAGCCTGTGGTCTGCAGCCCTGCGAGCTCGCTGGTCGCCGTCATGGTGCAGGCGCTCGCTCACCGTGTGAGCTACCTGTGGGTgctcgacgaggaggacgactgccgGCTCGCCGGGATCGTCACGTTTGCCGACATCCTCAGGGTGTTCCGGGAACAGCTGCTGTGA